A region of Struthio camelus isolate bStrCam1 chromosome 30, bStrCam1.hap1, whole genome shotgun sequence DNA encodes the following proteins:
- the ARHGEF11 gene encoding rho guanine nucleotide exchange factor 11 isoform X1 yields MSVRPPQTALDSRPGSKRQPHLPRLSSLSSVGDSSSERRSPGHHRQPSDSTETTGLVQRCVIIQKDQHGFGFTVSGDRIVLVQSVRPGGAAMRAGVQEGDRIVKVNGTMVTNSSHLEVVKLIKSGAYVALTLLGSPPPSVGLSNSQQDVSMAGAPRITPTCPPPPPPPPLPPQRITGPKPLQDPEVQKHATQILRNMLRQEEAELQRFYEAYSRNPATVVEEQIEGARRRVSQLQLKIRQETSGSVDLGRLSGDAGLANSRVTEGRLSLDSQDGDSGLESGTERFPSVSEVSLNRNSVLSDHGLDSPHTSPVITSRMCQHHRRQGSDTAFTPSAEQGLDRTARPLIIGPEEDYDPGYFNNECDSLFQDLTKLKSRPAHLGVFLRYIFSQADPSPLLFYLCTDVCQQTTTKDSRIWGKDIWNIFLDRNAPLRVKVSEQLLAEIETRLRYGDDIRAALFEAQEMVMPEIQEQIQDYRTKRTMGLGSLYGENDLLDLDGDPQKERQVAEKQLAQLGDILSKYEEDRSSPMAFALSTYMNHTGIRIREPRLASTSEKAQSLPDKDKWLPFFPKTKKSSGTKKDKDAMEDKKRNPILKYIGKPKISQTTFHVPLSPVEAVKPGNVRNIIQHFENNQHYETQEPGTQRLSTGSFPEDLLESDSSRSEVKLGRSESLKGREEMKKSRKAENVPRSRSDVDMDAAAEATRLHQSASSSASSLSTRSLENPTPPYTPKMGRRSIESPNLGFGVDPFLPHLLEDDQGQLSDLEPELDSQNWQHMVSREVVANLPQKEIDRQEVINELFATEGSHLRILRVLDLLFYQRMKKESLLSREELALLFPNLPDVIEIHNSLSDSMKKLREEGPIIKEIGDLMLSRFDGLAKEEIQQVAADFCSYQSIALELIKTKQRKESRFQIFMQEAESNPQCRRLQLKDLIISEMQRLTKYPLLLENILKHTEAGTSEHDKLCRARDQCRDILKYVNEAVKRAENRHRLEGYQKRLDATSLERTNNPLAAEFKSLDLTSRRMIHEGPLTWRISKDKTVDLHVLLLEDLLVLLQKQDEKLVLKCHSKTALGSSDNKQTFSPVLKLNSVLIRSVATDKRALFIICTSELGPQIYELVALTSSEKNTWMELLEEAVQSAMRNATFPPKRRTPEPARTAPSSLVLQDPDVSPILSQSNSSGAEAEESSSADDNPAELLGKGEHPVLLEEPEAESSEVEEGEEEVPAAPLAAEAQAEAADALPAQRLGPAMRLVLPGPVFAEGLAEAALEDVENLRLLILRRLLPCRDAEPEDDLTPTPSVIGGAGQAWDSVLSSQDSASQEVLTEPLGQAGPGEDAAPGPSQAAGGGPEPKLRASPAAAAEEQSSYKVVRKAPAEGAKEATPSPGSSQSETELQEGGGANVDGNYFYVSMPAGPPESCTEPAAPAQPPSSGAASPGTQRDSQQSGDEEPACPSAAEGPPEPHAPSSTIHDVDLIFRTIEQLTLKLNRLKAVETAHRELLQSLGQSSSAEATPVGGCGAETDGWSQRPPSPDSDSPLSRSLRSLQCSRTSVPGCRAPLAEDPAGDVAL; encoded by the exons ATGAGCGTGAGGCCTCCCCAGACGGCCCTCGACAG CAGACCAGGCAGTAAGAGGCAGCCTCACCTGCCCAG GTTAAGCAGCCTGTCTTCCGTGGGCGATTCATCTTCAGAACGGCGGTCTCCCGGGCACCACCGCCAACCCTCTGACTCCACCGAAACCACAG gTCTGGTGCAGCGCTGCGTCATCATCCAGAAGGATCAGCATGGCTTTGGCTTCACAGTCAGCGGGGACCGCATCGTCCTCGTGCAGTCTGTGCGGCCAG GAGGAGCAGCCATGAGAGCAGGGGTGCAAGAGGGGGACCGGATCGTCAAG gTGAACGGCACGATGGTGACAAACAGTTCTCATCTCGAAGTGGTGAAGTTAATCAAAT CTGGTGCCTACGTCGCTCTGACCCTCCTGGGCTCCCCGCCCCCCTCGGTGGGGCTCTCTAATTCTCAGCAAGATGTGAGCATGGCAGgggctccccgcatcacccccaCGTgtcccccgccgcctcccccgccgccgctaCCTCCGCAGCGCATCACGGGCCCCAAACCCCTGCAG GACCCTGAAGTTCAGAAACACGCGACGCAGATTCTCCGGAACATGCTGCGGCAGGAAGAGGCCGAGTTGCAG CGCTTCTACGAGGCGTACAGCCGAAATCCTGCCACCGTAGTGGAGGAGCAGATTGAAGGTGCGCGCCGGCGGGTCAGCCAGCTGCAGCTCAAAATCCGACAGGAGACCAGTGGCTCTGTG GATTTGGGGCGACTGAGCGGTGATGCTGGCCTGGCCAATTCCAGGGTGACGGAAG gacgccTCTCTCTGGACTCTCAGGATGGTGACAGCGGCTTGGAGTCTGGCACAGAGCGGTTCCCCTCTGTGAGCGAG GTCTCTCTGAACCGGAACTCCGTTCTCTCTGACCACGGTCTGGACAGCCCTCATACCTCCCCCGTCATCACCTCCCGAATGTGCCAGCACCATCGCCGGCAGGGCTCCGACACCGCCTTCACCCCCTCTGCAGAGCAG GGACTAGACCGGACGGCACGGCCCCTCATCATTGGGCCAGAGGAGGATTACGACCCGGGATATTTCAATAACGAG TGTGACTCCCTCTTCCAAGACCTGACGAAGCTGAAATCCCGGCCGGCACATCTGGGGGTCTTCTTGCGCTATATCTTCTCCCAGGCAGATCCCAGCCCCCTG CTGTTCTACTTATGCACAGACGTTTGCCAGCAGACGACGACGAAGGATTCCCGGATCTGGGGGAAGGACATTTGGAACATCTTCTTGGACAGAAACGCG CCTCTCAGAGTGAAAGTGTCTGAGCAGCTCCTGGCTGAAATTG AGACTCGCCTGCGATATGGGGACGATATCCGAGCTGCCCTCTTTGAAGCTCAGGAGATGGTGATGCCCGAGATACAGGAGCAGATCCAGGACTACAG GACAAAGCGGACCATGGGCCTGGGGAGCCTGTATGGGGAGAATGACCTCTTGGACCTGGATGGGGACCCTCAGAAGGAGCGCCAGGTGGCCGAGAAGCAGCTGGCCCAGCTGGGCGACATCCT GTCAAAATATGAAGAGGACAGGAG ctCCCCTATGGCCTTTGCCCTCAGCACGTATATGAACCACACAGGCATCCGCATCCGGGAGCCCCGCTTGGCCAGCACCAGCGAGAAGGCCCAGTCCCTCCCGGACAAGGACAAGTGGCTGCCCTTCTTCCCCAAGACCAAAAAG AGCAGTGGCACAAAGAAGGACAAAGATGCCATGGAAGACAAGAAGCGCAACCCCATCCTCAAGTACATTGGGAAGCCAAAAATCTCCCAGACCA catttcATGTCCCTTTGTCCCCTGTTGAAG CAGTCAAACCTGGCAATGTGAGGAACATTATCCAGCACTTTGAGAACAACCAGCATTATGAGACCCAGGAGCCTGGCACGCAGCGTCTCTCCACCGGCAGCTTCCCCGAGGACTTGCTAGAGTCGGACAG TTCCCGGTCAGAGGTCAAGCTGGGCCGCTCGGAAAGCTTGAAAGGGCGGGAGGAGATGAAGAAATCTCGGAAAGCAGAAAACGTGCCTCGATCCCGCAGCGACGTGGACATGGATGCCGCAGCTGAGGCTACGAGGCTTCATCAGTCGGCATCGTCTTCCGCTTCCAGCCTGTCCACAAG GTCGCTGGAAAATCCGACTCCCCCGTACACTCCGAAGATGGGACGCAG GAGCATCGAGTCACCCAACCTGGGCTTCGGCGTGGACCCCTTCCTCCCTCACCTCTTGGAGGATGACCAGGGCCAGCTCTCAGACCTCGAACCGGAGCTGGACTCTCAGAACTGGCAGCACATGGTCAGCCGGGAGGTGGTGGCCAACCTGCCGCAGAAGGAGATCGACCGCCAGGAGGTGATAAACG AGCTTTTTGCCACGGAAGGATCTCATCTCCGGATCCTCCGAGTCCTAGACCTCCTCTTCTACCAGCGGATGAAGAAGGAGAGTCTGCTGTCCCGGGAAGAGCTGGCACTCCTCTTCCCTAACCTTCCTGATGTGATAGAAATCCACA ATTCTCTCTCCGATTCTATGAAGAAGCTCCGGGAAGAAGGACCAATCATCAAAGAAATTGGGGATCTCATGCTGTCTCGG TTTGACGGCCTGGCCAAAGAGGAAATCCAGCAGGTCGCTGCTGACTTCTGCTCTTACCAGTCCATTGCCCTGGAGCTGATCAAAACCAAGCAGCGCAAGGAGAGCCGTTTCCAGATCTTCATGCAG GAAGCAGAAAGCAATCCGCAGTGCAGGCGCCTGCAGCTCAAAGACCTGATCATCTCAGAAATGCAGCGCCTGACCAAGTACCCGCTGCTGCTGGAGAATATCCTCAAGCACACTGAGG CGGGCACCTCAGAGCACGACAAGCTGTGCCGAGCCCGGGACCAGTGTCGGGACATCCTCAAGTACGTGAACGAGGCGGTGAAGCGAGCGGAGAACCGGCACCGGCTGGAGGGCTACCAGAAACGCCTGGATGCCACCTCGCTGGAGAGGACCAACAACCCCTTGGCTGCTGAATTCAAG AGCCTTGATCTCACCTCCCGGCGCATGATCCACGAAGGGCCGCTCACGTGGCGCATCAGCAAGGACAAGACAGTGG ACCTGCACGTGCTGCTCCTCGAAGACCTCTTGGTGCTGTTGCAAAAGCAAGACGAGAAGCTGGTGCTGAAATGCCACAGCAAGACGGCGCTGGGCTCCTCGGACAACAAGCAGACCTTCAGCCCGGTCCTCAAGCTCAACTCGGTGCTCATCCGCTCCGTGGCGACAG ATAAACGAGCCCTCTTCATTATCTGCACGTCGGAGCTGGGACCCCAGATCTACGAGCTGGTGGCGTTGACGTCCTCCGAGAAAAACAC GTGgatggagctgctggaggaggcggTGCAGAGCGCCATGAGGAACGCCACCTTCCCTCCAAAGCGCAGGACGCCGGAGCCCGCCCGAACGGCACCCTCCAG CCTGGTGTTACAAGACCCCGATGTCTCCCCCATCCTGTCCCAAAGCAACAGCTCCGGAGCAGAGGCAGAAGAGAGCTCTTCAG CGGACGACAATCCCGccgagctcctgggcaaaggggAGCACCCGGTGCTGCTGGAGGAGCCGGAGGCGGAAAGCAGTGAGgtggaagagggggaggaagaggtgcCGGCAGCTCCCCTGGCTGCGGAGGCCCAAGCGGAGGCGGCTGATGCTCTGCCAGCCCAGCGCCTGGGGCCCGCCATGCGCTTGGTGCTCCCGGGACCTGTCTTTGCGGAGGGGCTGGCCGAGGCAGCCTTGGAGGATG TGGAGAACCTGCGGCTCCTGATCCTGCGGAGGCTCCTTCCCTGCCGGGACGCGGAGCCCGAGGATGACCTGACGCCCACGCCGTCCGTCATCGGGGGTGCCGGCCAGGCCTGGGACTCGGTGCTCTCCAGCCAGGATTCGGCCTCCCAGGAGGTGCTGACGGAGCCCCTGGGCCAGGCTGGCCCTGGCGAGGACGCGGCGCCTGGCCCGAGCCAggcagcgggcggcgggccggagcCAAAGCTGAGAGCGAGCCCGGCGGCAGCCGCGGAGGAACAGAGCAGCTACAAAGTCGTCCGAAAAG CCCCAGCTGAGGGTGCTAAGGAGGCCACGCCCTCACCAGGCAGCAGCCAATCAGAAACTGAGCTGCAGGAAGGAGGCGGAGCTAATGTAGATG GCAATTACTTCTACGTCAGCatgcccgcggggccgcccgagTCCTGCACCgagcccgcggcgcccgcgcagccccccagCTCCGGCGCGGCCTCTCCGGGCACCCAACGGGACTCCCAGCAGTCTGGGGACGAGGAGCCGGCGTGTCCCAGCGCTGCCGAGGGGCCCCCAGAGCCTCACGCTCCCTCCAGCACCATCCACGACGTCGACCTCATCTTCCGCACCATCGAGCAGCTGACGCTGAAGCTCAACAGGCTGAAG GCCGTAGAAACCGCCCATCGCGAGCTGCTGCAGTCGCTGGGGCAGAGCTCGTCGGCGGAGGCCACCCCCGTCGGGGGCTGCGGCGCGGAGACGGACGGGTGGTCCCAGCGGCCGCCCAGCCCCGACAGCGACAGCCCCCTGTCCCGCTCCCTCCGGAGCCTGCAGTGCTCCCGGACCAGCGTGCCAG GCTGCAGGGCCCCCCTCGCCGAGGACCCTGCTGGCGACGTCGCCCTTtag
- the ARHGEF11 gene encoding rho guanine nucleotide exchange factor 11 isoform X3 → MSVRPPQTALDSRPGSKRQPHLPRLSSLSSVGDSSSERRSPGHHRQPSDSTETTGLVQRCVIIQKDQHGFGFTVSGDRIVLVQSVRPGGAAMRAGVQEGDRIVKVNGTMVTNSSHLEVVKLIKSGAYVALTLLGSPPPSVGLSNSQQDVSMAGAPRITPTCPPPPPPPPLPPQRITGPKPLQDPEVQKHATQILRNMLRQEEAELQRFYEAYSRNPATVVEEQIEGARRRVSQLQLKIRQETSGSVDLGRLSGDAGLANSRVTEGRLSLDSQDGDSGLESGTERFPSVSEVSLNRNSVLSDHGLDSPHTSPVITSRMCQHHRRQGSDTAFTPSAEQGLDRTARPLIIGPEEDYDPGYFNNECDSLFQDLTKLKSRPAHLGVFLRYIFSQADPSPLLFYLCTDVCQQTTTKDSRIWGKDIWNIFLDRNAPLRVKVSEQLLAEIETRLRYGDDIRAALFEAQEMVMPEIQEQIQDYRTKRTMGLGSLYGENDLLDLDGDPQKERQVAEKQLAQLGDILSKYEEDRSSPMAFALSTYMNHTGIRIREPRLASTSEKAQSLPDKDKWLPFFPKTKKSSGTKKDKDAMEDKKRNPILKYIGKPKISQTTFHVPLSPVEVKPGNVRNIIQHFENNQHYETQEPGTQRLSTGSFPEDLLESDSSRSEVKLGRSESLKGREEMKKSRKAENVPRSRSDVDMDAAAEATRLHQSASSSASSLSTRSLENPTPPYTPKMGRRSIESPNLGFGVDPFLPHLLEDDQGQLSDLEPELDSQNWQHMVSREVVANLPQKEIDRQEVINELFATEGSHLRILRVLDLLFYQRMKKESLLSREELALLFPNLPDVIEIHNSLSDSMKKLREEGPIIKEIGDLMLSRFDGLAKEEIQQVAADFCSYQSIALELIKTKQRKESRFQIFMQEAESNPQCRRLQLKDLIISEMQRLTKYPLLLENILKHTEAGTSEHDKLCRARDQCRDILKYVNEAVKRAENRHRLEGYQKRLDATSLERTNNPLAAEFKSLDLTSRRMIHEGPLTWRISKDKTVDLHVLLLEDLLVLLQKQDEKLVLKCHSKTALGSSDNKQTFSPVLKLNSVLIRSVATDKRALFIICTSELGPQIYELVALTSSEKNTWMELLEEAVQSAMRNATFPPKRRTPEPARTAPSSLVLQDPDVSPILSQSNSSGAEAEESSSADDNPAELLGKGEHPVLLEEPEAESSEVEEGEEEVPAAPLAAEAQAEAADALPAQRLGPAMRLVLPGPVFAEGLAEAALEDVENLRLLILRRLLPCRDAEPEDDLTPTPSVIGGAGQAWDSVLSSQDSASQEVLTEPLGQAGPGEDAAPGPSQAAGGGPEPKLRASPAAAAEEQSSYKVVRKAPAEGAKEATPSPGSSQSETELQEGGGANVDGNYFYVSMPAGPPESCTEPAAPAQPPSSGAASPGTQRDSQQSGDEEPACPSAAEGPPEPHAPSSTIHDVDLIFRTIEQLTLKLNRLKAVETAHRELLQSLGQSSSAEATPVGGCGAETDGWSQRPPSPDSDSPLSRSLRSLQCSRTSVPGCRAPLAEDPAGDVAL, encoded by the exons ATGAGCGTGAGGCCTCCCCAGACGGCCCTCGACAG CAGACCAGGCAGTAAGAGGCAGCCTCACCTGCCCAG GTTAAGCAGCCTGTCTTCCGTGGGCGATTCATCTTCAGAACGGCGGTCTCCCGGGCACCACCGCCAACCCTCTGACTCCACCGAAACCACAG gTCTGGTGCAGCGCTGCGTCATCATCCAGAAGGATCAGCATGGCTTTGGCTTCACAGTCAGCGGGGACCGCATCGTCCTCGTGCAGTCTGTGCGGCCAG GAGGAGCAGCCATGAGAGCAGGGGTGCAAGAGGGGGACCGGATCGTCAAG gTGAACGGCACGATGGTGACAAACAGTTCTCATCTCGAAGTGGTGAAGTTAATCAAAT CTGGTGCCTACGTCGCTCTGACCCTCCTGGGCTCCCCGCCCCCCTCGGTGGGGCTCTCTAATTCTCAGCAAGATGTGAGCATGGCAGgggctccccgcatcacccccaCGTgtcccccgccgcctcccccgccgccgctaCCTCCGCAGCGCATCACGGGCCCCAAACCCCTGCAG GACCCTGAAGTTCAGAAACACGCGACGCAGATTCTCCGGAACATGCTGCGGCAGGAAGAGGCCGAGTTGCAG CGCTTCTACGAGGCGTACAGCCGAAATCCTGCCACCGTAGTGGAGGAGCAGATTGAAGGTGCGCGCCGGCGGGTCAGCCAGCTGCAGCTCAAAATCCGACAGGAGACCAGTGGCTCTGTG GATTTGGGGCGACTGAGCGGTGATGCTGGCCTGGCCAATTCCAGGGTGACGGAAG gacgccTCTCTCTGGACTCTCAGGATGGTGACAGCGGCTTGGAGTCTGGCACAGAGCGGTTCCCCTCTGTGAGCGAG GTCTCTCTGAACCGGAACTCCGTTCTCTCTGACCACGGTCTGGACAGCCCTCATACCTCCCCCGTCATCACCTCCCGAATGTGCCAGCACCATCGCCGGCAGGGCTCCGACACCGCCTTCACCCCCTCTGCAGAGCAG GGACTAGACCGGACGGCACGGCCCCTCATCATTGGGCCAGAGGAGGATTACGACCCGGGATATTTCAATAACGAG TGTGACTCCCTCTTCCAAGACCTGACGAAGCTGAAATCCCGGCCGGCACATCTGGGGGTCTTCTTGCGCTATATCTTCTCCCAGGCAGATCCCAGCCCCCTG CTGTTCTACTTATGCACAGACGTTTGCCAGCAGACGACGACGAAGGATTCCCGGATCTGGGGGAAGGACATTTGGAACATCTTCTTGGACAGAAACGCG CCTCTCAGAGTGAAAGTGTCTGAGCAGCTCCTGGCTGAAATTG AGACTCGCCTGCGATATGGGGACGATATCCGAGCTGCCCTCTTTGAAGCTCAGGAGATGGTGATGCCCGAGATACAGGAGCAGATCCAGGACTACAG GACAAAGCGGACCATGGGCCTGGGGAGCCTGTATGGGGAGAATGACCTCTTGGACCTGGATGGGGACCCTCAGAAGGAGCGCCAGGTGGCCGAGAAGCAGCTGGCCCAGCTGGGCGACATCCT GTCAAAATATGAAGAGGACAGGAG ctCCCCTATGGCCTTTGCCCTCAGCACGTATATGAACCACACAGGCATCCGCATCCGGGAGCCCCGCTTGGCCAGCACCAGCGAGAAGGCCCAGTCCCTCCCGGACAAGGACAAGTGGCTGCCCTTCTTCCCCAAGACCAAAAAG AGCAGTGGCACAAAGAAGGACAAAGATGCCATGGAAGACAAGAAGCGCAACCCCATCCTCAAGTACATTGGGAAGCCAAAAATCTCCCAGACCA catttcATGTCCCTTTGTCCCCTGTTGAAG TCAAACCTGGCAATGTGAGGAACATTATCCAGCACTTTGAGAACAACCAGCATTATGAGACCCAGGAGCCTGGCACGCAGCGTCTCTCCACCGGCAGCTTCCCCGAGGACTTGCTAGAGTCGGACAG TTCCCGGTCAGAGGTCAAGCTGGGCCGCTCGGAAAGCTTGAAAGGGCGGGAGGAGATGAAGAAATCTCGGAAAGCAGAAAACGTGCCTCGATCCCGCAGCGACGTGGACATGGATGCCGCAGCTGAGGCTACGAGGCTTCATCAGTCGGCATCGTCTTCCGCTTCCAGCCTGTCCACAAG GTCGCTGGAAAATCCGACTCCCCCGTACACTCCGAAGATGGGACGCAG GAGCATCGAGTCACCCAACCTGGGCTTCGGCGTGGACCCCTTCCTCCCTCACCTCTTGGAGGATGACCAGGGCCAGCTCTCAGACCTCGAACCGGAGCTGGACTCTCAGAACTGGCAGCACATGGTCAGCCGGGAGGTGGTGGCCAACCTGCCGCAGAAGGAGATCGACCGCCAGGAGGTGATAAACG AGCTTTTTGCCACGGAAGGATCTCATCTCCGGATCCTCCGAGTCCTAGACCTCCTCTTCTACCAGCGGATGAAGAAGGAGAGTCTGCTGTCCCGGGAAGAGCTGGCACTCCTCTTCCCTAACCTTCCTGATGTGATAGAAATCCACA ATTCTCTCTCCGATTCTATGAAGAAGCTCCGGGAAGAAGGACCAATCATCAAAGAAATTGGGGATCTCATGCTGTCTCGG TTTGACGGCCTGGCCAAAGAGGAAATCCAGCAGGTCGCTGCTGACTTCTGCTCTTACCAGTCCATTGCCCTGGAGCTGATCAAAACCAAGCAGCGCAAGGAGAGCCGTTTCCAGATCTTCATGCAG GAAGCAGAAAGCAATCCGCAGTGCAGGCGCCTGCAGCTCAAAGACCTGATCATCTCAGAAATGCAGCGCCTGACCAAGTACCCGCTGCTGCTGGAGAATATCCTCAAGCACACTGAGG CGGGCACCTCAGAGCACGACAAGCTGTGCCGAGCCCGGGACCAGTGTCGGGACATCCTCAAGTACGTGAACGAGGCGGTGAAGCGAGCGGAGAACCGGCACCGGCTGGAGGGCTACCAGAAACGCCTGGATGCCACCTCGCTGGAGAGGACCAACAACCCCTTGGCTGCTGAATTCAAG AGCCTTGATCTCACCTCCCGGCGCATGATCCACGAAGGGCCGCTCACGTGGCGCATCAGCAAGGACAAGACAGTGG ACCTGCACGTGCTGCTCCTCGAAGACCTCTTGGTGCTGTTGCAAAAGCAAGACGAGAAGCTGGTGCTGAAATGCCACAGCAAGACGGCGCTGGGCTCCTCGGACAACAAGCAGACCTTCAGCCCGGTCCTCAAGCTCAACTCGGTGCTCATCCGCTCCGTGGCGACAG ATAAACGAGCCCTCTTCATTATCTGCACGTCGGAGCTGGGACCCCAGATCTACGAGCTGGTGGCGTTGACGTCCTCCGAGAAAAACAC GTGgatggagctgctggaggaggcggTGCAGAGCGCCATGAGGAACGCCACCTTCCCTCCAAAGCGCAGGACGCCGGAGCCCGCCCGAACGGCACCCTCCAG CCTGGTGTTACAAGACCCCGATGTCTCCCCCATCCTGTCCCAAAGCAACAGCTCCGGAGCAGAGGCAGAAGAGAGCTCTTCAG CGGACGACAATCCCGccgagctcctgggcaaaggggAGCACCCGGTGCTGCTGGAGGAGCCGGAGGCGGAAAGCAGTGAGgtggaagagggggaggaagaggtgcCGGCAGCTCCCCTGGCTGCGGAGGCCCAAGCGGAGGCGGCTGATGCTCTGCCAGCCCAGCGCCTGGGGCCCGCCATGCGCTTGGTGCTCCCGGGACCTGTCTTTGCGGAGGGGCTGGCCGAGGCAGCCTTGGAGGATG TGGAGAACCTGCGGCTCCTGATCCTGCGGAGGCTCCTTCCCTGCCGGGACGCGGAGCCCGAGGATGACCTGACGCCCACGCCGTCCGTCATCGGGGGTGCCGGCCAGGCCTGGGACTCGGTGCTCTCCAGCCAGGATTCGGCCTCCCAGGAGGTGCTGACGGAGCCCCTGGGCCAGGCTGGCCCTGGCGAGGACGCGGCGCCTGGCCCGAGCCAggcagcgggcggcgggccggagcCAAAGCTGAGAGCGAGCCCGGCGGCAGCCGCGGAGGAACAGAGCAGCTACAAAGTCGTCCGAAAAG CCCCAGCTGAGGGTGCTAAGGAGGCCACGCCCTCACCAGGCAGCAGCCAATCAGAAACTGAGCTGCAGGAAGGAGGCGGAGCTAATGTAGATG GCAATTACTTCTACGTCAGCatgcccgcggggccgcccgagTCCTGCACCgagcccgcggcgcccgcgcagccccccagCTCCGGCGCGGCCTCTCCGGGCACCCAACGGGACTCCCAGCAGTCTGGGGACGAGGAGCCGGCGTGTCCCAGCGCTGCCGAGGGGCCCCCAGAGCCTCACGCTCCCTCCAGCACCATCCACGACGTCGACCTCATCTTCCGCACCATCGAGCAGCTGACGCTGAAGCTCAACAGGCTGAAG GCCGTAGAAACCGCCCATCGCGAGCTGCTGCAGTCGCTGGGGCAGAGCTCGTCGGCGGAGGCCACCCCCGTCGGGGGCTGCGGCGCGGAGACGGACGGGTGGTCCCAGCGGCCGCCCAGCCCCGACAGCGACAGCCCCCTGTCCCGCTCCCTCCGGAGCCTGCAGTGCTCCCGGACCAGCGTGCCAG GCTGCAGGGCCCCCCTCGCCGAGGACCCTGCTGGCGACGTCGCCCTTtag